The Prosthecobacter vanneervenii genome has a segment encoding these proteins:
- a CDS encoding sialidase family protein, translated as MKRLLLFLTAALLAHADSTITLNLDPTKDNPRNSEGSFATLASGRIIFCYSHFYGGAGDESPARIVRIHSDDQGRTWSQPVTVVENTGGDNVMSVSLLRLASGKLAMFYCIKNSWIDCRPHMRISTDEGETWSQPKLVLQAPGYFVMNNDRVIQTSKGRIVIPLAFHRSRGTDPESSKSWDARAIAMWIYSDDEGATWTESSSWWAMAVRSGSGLQEPGVVELADGGLFSWCRTDQGAQYGFYSTDAGKTFSPPVPTEMKSPNGPASIKRLPGSSDLLAIYNDHSGMFPFPPKKRNPYVAAISTDGGKTWPKRKLIESDPDGLYHYTAIHFVGDAMLIGYCAGDSKVGALNRLRIRRITLDWLKQP; from the coding sequence ATGAAACGCCTCCTCCTCTTCCTGACTGCCGCTCTTCTGGCGCATGCGGACAGCACCATCACGCTCAATCTCGATCCCACCAAGGACAACCCGCGCAATTCGGAAGGCTCCTTCGCCACGCTCGCCTCCGGCCGCATCATCTTCTGCTACTCGCACTTCTACGGCGGCGCTGGAGACGAGAGCCCCGCGCGCATCGTGCGCATTCATTCAGACGACCAGGGCCGCACCTGGAGCCAGCCTGTGACCGTGGTGGAAAACACTGGCGGCGACAACGTGATGAGCGTCTCTCTTCTGCGCCTCGCCAGCGGCAAGCTGGCCATGTTTTACTGCATCAAAAATAGCTGGATCGACTGCCGCCCGCACATGCGCATCTCCACCGATGAAGGCGAGACCTGGAGCCAGCCAAAGCTCGTGCTGCAGGCGCCGGGTTATTTCGTGATGAACAACGACCGCGTCATCCAGACCAGCAAGGGCCGCATCGTCATCCCGCTCGCCTTTCACCGCTCACGCGGCACCGACCCCGAGAGCAGCAAATCCTGGGACGCACGCGCCATCGCCATGTGGATCTATTCCGATGATGAAGGAGCCACCTGGACGGAGTCCTCAAGCTGGTGGGCCATGGCCGTGCGCAGCGGCAGCGGCCTGCAGGAGCCCGGTGTGGTGGAGCTGGCAGACGGCGGCCTCTTCTCCTGGTGCCGCACAGATCAGGGCGCGCAGTACGGCTTCTACTCCACCGATGCGGGCAAGACCTTCTCTCCGCCCGTGCCCACCGAGATGAAATCTCCCAACGGCCCCGCCAGCATCAAGCGTCTGCCAGGAAGCAGCGATCTCCTCGCCATCTACAACGACCACTCCGGCATGTTCCCGTTCCCGCCCAAGAAGCGCAATCCCTACGTCGCCGCCATCTCCACCGACGGCGGCAAGACCTGGCCCAAACGCAAGCTTATCGAGAGCGATCCCGACGGTCTCTACCACTACACCGCCATCCACTTCGTGGGCGATGCCATGCTCATCGGCTACTGCGCTGGCGACAGCAAGGTGGGCGCTCTCAACCGCCTGCGAATTCGCCGCATCACGCTCGACTGGCTCAAGCAGCCCTGA
- a CDS encoding RraA family protein produces MADTAKARPLSHSDLLQLKRWNTPTIYNGWEQITRRDAGADAFNIEETHDFMPQMGPMVGYAVTLVIEPSNAAHRTANPNAGAEFRQYIASVPGPKIIVVQDLDKPRVLGSTWGEVSANMFRALGCVGTITDGAIRDLDEMTSAGFKALARRLCVGHAHVHPVRWGCEVEVFGRTVKPDDLIHADKHGFLVIPPEEQPGLLEAARFMDENECTTVIPAARSCEGLSTAQALAGLEQSIAQFGRNLKARFSRQGEW; encoded by the coding sequence ATGGCCGACACCGCAAAAGCACGCCCCCTGTCTCACAGCGACCTGCTTCAGCTCAAGCGCTGGAACACCCCCACCATCTACAACGGCTGGGAGCAGATCACCCGGCGCGATGCCGGAGCCGACGCCTTCAACATCGAGGAAACCCACGACTTCATGCCGCAGATGGGCCCCATGGTGGGCTACGCCGTCACCCTCGTCATCGAGCCCTCGAATGCAGCCCACCGCACCGCCAATCCAAATGCGGGCGCGGAGTTTCGCCAGTACATCGCCAGCGTGCCCGGGCCCAAGATCATCGTCGTGCAGGATCTCGACAAGCCGCGTGTGCTTGGCTCCACCTGGGGCGAGGTCAGCGCCAACATGTTCCGCGCGCTCGGCTGCGTGGGCACCATCACAGACGGAGCCATCCGCGATCTAGATGAAATGACCAGCGCCGGGTTCAAGGCGCTCGCCCGCCGCCTCTGCGTGGGCCACGCGCACGTCCACCCCGTGCGCTGGGGCTGCGAGGTCGAGGTCTTTGGCCGCACCGTCAAGCCGGACGATCTCATCCATGCCGACAAGCACGGCTTCCTCGTCATTCCTCCCGAGGAGCAGCCTGGCCTGCTGGAGGCCGCGCGCTTCATGGATGAAAACGAATGCACCACGGTCATTCCAGCGGCGCGCAGTTGCGAAGGTCTCAGCACCGCGCAGGCGCTCGCCGGTCTGGAGCAGTCCATCGCCCAGTTCGGCCGCAATCTCAAAGCCCGCTTCTCTCGCCAGGGCGAGTGGTAG
- a CDS encoding GntR family transcriptional regulator codes for MQTDASSSPRLPQRVSLVTQTAQSLRESMLAGHWQGHLPGERELCARLQVSRHTLRAALQMLQREGTLEVADRQRRRIKTATGKTKTSHSHVIALISPRPLQEMSQSTVVMVDELRDQLSRVGFSFEIHVSTACFSSKPARALEALTTRSPAAAWLIFGALEPVQSWFVRHQLPSLVVGSCAPGVSLPSIDTDYRALCRHAGGMLCAKGHRHIVLLRPSGDYGGDLQSEQGLREALAASHAPPPQVILHDGTAANICALLDKALRSARPPTAFVVARAIHVLTVMMFLMQRGKRIPQDIAVISRDDETFMQHVVPSVTRYAPGSGQFARNVCKAARQLAETGGLPPKAIRLMPKMIRGETL; via the coding sequence ATGCAAACCGACGCTTCATCCAGCCCGCGCCTGCCGCAGCGCGTCTCCCTCGTGACGCAGACGGCGCAGAGCCTGCGGGAGTCCATGCTGGCCGGACACTGGCAGGGGCACCTGCCCGGAGAGCGCGAGCTGTGCGCACGCCTGCAGGTAAGCCGCCACACGCTGCGTGCGGCGCTGCAGATGCTGCAGCGGGAAGGCACGCTGGAGGTGGCGGACCGGCAGCGGCGGCGCATCAAGACCGCCACGGGAAAAACGAAGACGTCTCACTCGCACGTCATCGCGCTCATCTCCCCGCGCCCGCTGCAGGAGATGTCGCAGTCCACGGTGGTGATGGTGGATGAGCTGCGTGACCAGCTCTCCCGCGTGGGCTTCAGCTTCGAGATTCATGTGAGCACCGCGTGCTTTTCCTCCAAGCCCGCCCGCGCGCTGGAGGCGCTGACCACGCGATCTCCCGCAGCAGCGTGGCTGATCTTTGGCGCGCTGGAGCCGGTGCAGAGCTGGTTTGTGCGGCATCAGCTGCCCAGCCTGGTGGTGGGATCGTGCGCACCGGGGGTGAGCCTGCCGTCCATCGACACCGACTACCGCGCACTCTGCCGCCATGCGGGCGGCATGCTGTGCGCCAAAGGGCACCGGCACATCGTCCTCCTGCGGCCCAGCGGTGACTACGGTGGCGACCTGCAGAGCGAGCAGGGGCTGCGCGAGGCCCTGGCCGCGAGCCATGCGCCGCCACCACAGGTCATCCTGCATGACGGCACCGCCGCCAACATCTGCGCGCTGCTGGACAAGGCGCTGCGCTCCGCCCGCCCGCCCACGGCCTTTGTGGTGGCGCGCGCCATCCATGTGCTGACGGTGATGATGTTTCTGATGCAGCGCGGCAAGCGCATCCCGCAGGACATCGCAGTGATCTCCCGGGATGACGAAACCTTCATGCAGCATGTGGTACCCAGCGTGACGCGCTACGCCCCTGGCAGCGGCCAGTTTGCCCGCAACGTATGCAAGGCTGCTCGCCAGCTGGCAGAGACCGGTGGCCTGCCGCCCAAAGCCATACGACTGATGCCGAAGATGATTCGCGGCGAGACGCTGTGA
- a CDS encoding SDR family oxidoreductase — MSSPHPFDLKGRSIWVFGGAGYLGAAVVAQLAEMQARVLCVDLPGRAEEMLAAKSLQTQVEAASLDAADIAAVEAFVDSRIAAHGVPQGLVVMTYASTAKRFDDLTAADFDMANHGNLTATFTLARAVGRHMAEQGRGSVVLFSSMYGSVSPDPSVYAAPMNPNPVEYGVGKAGVQQLARYLAVHWGRQGIRCNSISPGPFPNPSIQVQQPDFVQRLAQKVPLGRVGQAEEIAGAVTFLLSDASSFITGQNLAVDGGWTSW; from the coding sequence ATGTCTTCCCCACATCCTTTTGATCTCAAGGGACGCTCAATCTGGGTCTTTGGCGGCGCCGGTTATCTCGGCGCGGCGGTCGTGGCCCAGCTCGCGGAAATGCAGGCCCGCGTGCTCTGCGTGGATTTGCCAGGACGGGCGGAGGAAATGCTGGCTGCCAAAAGCTTGCAGACGCAGGTGGAGGCAGCCTCCTTGGATGCGGCAGACATCGCCGCCGTTGAGGCCTTTGTGGACTCGCGCATCGCCGCCCACGGCGTGCCGCAGGGCCTGGTAGTCATGACTTATGCCTCGACGGCCAAGCGCTTTGACGATCTGACTGCGGCGGACTTTGACATGGCCAATCACGGCAACCTTACCGCCACCTTTACGCTGGCACGTGCTGTGGGGCGGCACATGGCGGAGCAGGGCAGGGGAAGTGTGGTGCTCTTTTCCAGCATGTATGGCAGCGTGTCACCAGACCCCTCGGTGTATGCCGCTCCGATGAATCCCAACCCCGTTGAGTACGGCGTGGGAAAGGCGGGCGTGCAGCAGCTCGCGCGCTACCTCGCCGTCCACTGGGGCCGTCAGGGCATCCGATGCAACAGCATTTCTCCCGGCCCTTTTCCCAATCCCTCCATCCAGGTGCAGCAGCCGGACTTCGTGCAGCGCCTCGCTCAAAAAGTGCCGCTGGGCCGTGTGGGGCAGGCGGAGGAGATCGCCGGTGCCGTGACCTTTCTCCTCAGCGATGCCTCCTCATTCATCACCGGTCAAAATTTGGCCGTGGATGGCGGCTGGACCTCTTGGTGA